From the genome of Oxobacter pfennigii, one region includes:
- a CDS encoding histidine kinase N-terminal 7TM domain-containing diguanylate cyclase, giving the protein MKLNYLFSSILIISTIIMMGIWIYSWRRRKGTMALNSTAVMLAASLYSLGYAFEIVSTDIEQIQFWLKIEHLGSIFLPIFWLIMTMQYLGYTKYMNKGIYVLLFTIPVISLIFYYVNGWHHLFYTDIFISEHLPFPVVMVERGVWGWICIIYSYLAIAVGVALYIIMFKRSAPLIKKQVLFMLFAALAPLILNMIYVFGGFAHHIDLSPLGFMISGLFYCMIILKFNLLRLTPIAYEKVFKSMKDGVIVLDDENNVINYNNSAKNIIIELNYNSSIGEKYSYLFKRYPEIIDILERKAETDNIQASIVNEKGIKHYNVSLSFIKNRSLNNLGKIITIRDVTEQVDMMQKLDMLASTDELTKLYNRRQFYQKCEIEIERAKRYNRPLTIAIFDIDHFKQINDTYGHHVGDLALKNIADICKKSVRTSDIIARYGGEEFALLLPETNFKDALRTVERLRVAISKEDLEVDENKINVTASFGICSLDLESNQSLSDLIIKADRALYDAKKLGRNKTVSYK; this is encoded by the coding sequence ATGAAATTAAACTATCTTTTTAGCTCTATATTAATTATAAGTACAATTATAATGATGGGAATATGGATTTATTCGTGGAGAAGACGCAAAGGGACGATGGCATTAAATTCCACTGCCGTCATGCTTGCTGCGTCCTTATATTCCCTTGGCTATGCCTTTGAGATTGTGAGTACAGACATTGAACAAATTCAATTCTGGCTTAAAATTGAGCATCTTGGCTCAATATTCCTGCCCATATTCTGGCTCATTATGACTATGCAGTATTTGGGTTATACAAAATACATGAACAAGGGCATATATGTACTTTTATTTACCATTCCTGTAATCTCTCTTATTTTCTATTATGTAAATGGTTGGCATCATCTGTTCTATACAGATATATTTATAAGTGAGCATTTACCTTTCCCAGTTGTCATGGTTGAAAGAGGTGTATGGGGCTGGATATGTATCATATATTCTTATTTAGCCATAGCTGTAGGTGTGGCTTTATATATTATTATGTTCAAAAGATCTGCGCCCTTAATAAAAAAGCAGGTATTATTTATGCTTTTTGCAGCATTAGCTCCTTTGATTTTAAATATGATATATGTTTTTGGGGGTTTTGCTCATCATATTGACTTAAGCCCCTTGGGTTTTATGATTTCTGGTCTATTCTATTGTATGATTATATTAAAATTCAACCTTCTAAGGCTTACTCCCATTGCTTATGAAAAGGTATTCAAATCAATGAAGGATGGAGTAATTGTACTTGATGATGAAAACAATGTCATAAATTATAATAATTCGGCTAAAAACATTATAATTGAGCTAAATTATAATTCCAGTATTGGGGAAAAATACAGCTACCTTTTTAAAAGATATCCTGAAATAATCGATATTTTGGAAAGAAAAGCGGAGACAGACAATATTCAAGCCAGTATAGTAAATGAAAAAGGAATAAAACACTATAATGTTTCATTATCCTTTATTAAAAACAGAAGCTTAAACAACCTGGGCAAGATAATTACTATAAGAGATGTCACCGAGCAGGTTGATATGATGCAAAAATTAGATATGCTTGCTTCCACCGACGAATTAACTAAGCTGTATAACAGAAGACAATTTTATCAAAAATGCGAAATTGAGATTGAGAGGGCAAAAAGATATAATCGCCCGCTTACCATAGCTATTTTTGATATAGACCATTTCAAGCAGATAAATGATACCTATGGTCATCATGTAGGTGATTTGGCATTGAAAAACATAGCGGATATTTGTAAAAAAAGCGTGCGTACCAGCGATATAATTGCCAGGTACGGTGGCGAGGAATTTGCACTTTTATTGCCAGAGACTAATTTTAAGGATGCCCTGCGCACCGTTGAAAGGCTCAGAGTGGCAATAAGCAAGGAGGATTTGGAGGTTGACGAAAACAAAATAAACGTCACCGCAAGCTTTGGAATATGCAGCCTGGATCTTGAATCCAATCAGAGCTTGTCGGATTTGATTATAAAAGCTGACAGAGCCCTGTATGATGCAAAAAAATTGGGAAGAAATAAAACTGTTTCTTATAAATAA